A stretch of Streptomyces vietnamensis DNA encodes these proteins:
- the rplQ gene encoding 50S ribosomal protein L17: MPRPAKGARLGGSAAHEKLLLANLAKSLFEHGRITTTEAKARRLRPVAERLITKAKKGDIHNRRLVLQTITDKGIVHTLFTEIAPRYSERPGGYTRITKIGNRRGDNAPMAVIELVEGEIAKKATVAEAEAATKRAVKEADEAAAVEATEDEAKDA; the protein is encoded by the coding sequence ATGCCGCGTCCCGCGAAGGGTGCCCGCCTCGGCGGTTCCGCCGCGCACGAGAAGCTGCTCCTCGCCAACCTGGCGAAGTCGCTCTTCGAGCACGGCCGCATCACCACGACCGAGGCCAAGGCCCGTCGCCTGCGTCCGGTCGCCGAGCGCCTGATCACCAAGGCGAAGAAGGGCGACATCCACAACCGTCGCCTGGTGCTGCAGACGATCACCGACAAGGGCATCGTCCACACCCTCTTCACCGAGATCGCCCCGCGTTACTCGGAGCGTCCGGGTGGCTACACCCGCATCACCAAGATCGGCAACCGTCGTGGCGACAACGCCCCGATGGCCGTGATCGAGCTGGTCGAGGGCGAGATCGCCAAGAAGGCGACCGTTGCCGAGGCCGAGGCCGCCACCAAGCGCGCCGTCAAGGAGGCCGACGAGGCCGCCGCCGTCGAGGCGACCGAGGACGAGGCGAAGGACGCGTAA